Genomic window (Propionibacteriaceae bacterium ZF39):
TCAGCCAGTACACCCGGTCATCGGCACAGAACCACGGGTGCATGAACCCGCCGTACAGCGCTGGGTAGTTCACGCCGGTCGCCACGGGAACACCTTCGGACCACGGTCCGGTGATCCGCTCCGCGTGATGAATCACGATCGCGGCGCGGTCCTCGTCGAGATGCATCGCGAGCCAGACACCGAGACCTTCATGGAAGATCACCGACATCTCCCCCACCGGGCCGGGGACGACGGCGGCCGCCCTCGACTGCCGTGACTGCCAGCGCTCCGAGTCCCAGTATTCATACGCGGCGACGCGGTCGACCCGGTCGGGCGCGACACGCGCCAGATAGGCCGGTCCATGCCTCCCGTTGGTCGTGCCGAGCAGATAGACCCAGTCGTCGTCGCGGGCGAAACAACCGACCTGGAAACGATCGGTGCCGAGCAGGTTGAGCCACCGGCCCCGGATCGGCTTCGACCAGGTGCGGGCATCGTCACGGGAGACGGCGATGCCGGCCTGGAACGTGCGCCACCTGCCGCCGCCGCGCCAGAACGTGACGGACATCCACTGCACGTAGTGGACACCGTCGACCGTGATGCCGGTGTTGGGGATGAGCGTGTGCTCGGGGAATTTCGCGCGGGGAAGGTTGAGCCGGTTGCGGCGGATCACCTGGGCCGCGCCGCCGCGGCGTACGCGACTCACCGCCGAATCCAGGCGGATCCCCTCGGCTTCGATATCGGTCGTCGTCGATGCGAACAGCACGTTGGTCCGCCAGTCGGCAGTCGCGGGGCCGGCGCCACGACCGCCCCAGCCGTCGCCGTAGGTGTCGCCGAACATCAGGAACACGCGCTCCACGCCGTCCGCGCCGGGTCCGGCCTCCCAGATCGTGCCCAGATCCGTCGCCGTCACGCCGAACCTGCGTGCGGTGTCGTTGATCGAGTCCGCTCCCGTGAGCTTGCTGTGCAGAACTGTCTCGGTGACGGTCAGTGGTGCTGGACGCGGATTCATCGTTCTCCTCGACACGACCGGCGCACTTCCTGTGGGCCGACGAAACGTTATCGCAGCGACACCGAACCCCGGATACTGTGCTCCCTGACCGTCGTACAGCCGACGAGGCACCCTTCACCGAACCAGGCGGAATCGCCGGAGGCACCCATGTCACAACCCCCTCGCCCCGACAGCTGGCAGCAGCCCTCCGGCTGGCAGCAGCAGACCTGGCCCGATCAGGGTCAGCCCGCGCCGGGCCAGCAGAGCCCGCAGAACTACGGCGGCTACCCGGGCGCTCAGCCGCCCACGAACACCTATCAGCCGCCGACCGGCACGTATCAGCCGCCCACCGGCACCTATCAGCCGACCGGAGCACCACCCGGGTGGACGCAGCCGCAGGCCGCACAGCAGCAGTTCCGGCCCGTCCACACCCTGGGGATCTGGGCGGTCGCGCTGGCAGCGATCTACGCCAGCATCTTCACCATCGCCTCGTTGTTCTCGCCCGCGGCAGCCGCTGAATATCGCTGGGCCCTCGATGTGGGCCGCCTCGACGAGACGTTCACGCTCTACGACACCGTGGCGGCAGTGGCGGCGCTCTTCCTCCTCCCCGCCGCGATTCTCGGCGTCGTGTGGCTCTGGCGAGCCCGTCACAACACGCTGGTGTTCGACCCGCAGGCCCGGCATCAGCGCGGCAGCGTCTGGGTGATCATCGGCTGGATCGTGCCGATCGTCGCTTTCTGGTTCCCCTACCAGGTCGTTCGCGATGTGGTGCGCAACTCGGTACGCAAGCCCCTCGGCCCGGTGCTCGGGCTCTGGTGGGCGAGCTGGCTCGTGGCCATGATCCTCGGCAACCTGGCCGACCAGCAGGTCGACACCGTGTTCAGTGAGCCGACGGATGCCGGGCTCACCGCCCTCCCCTTCCTCGCCATTGTCGCCGCCATCGCCACCATCGTCGCGGCGGTCTTCTGGGCCCGGATCATCCTGGCCGTGAGCCGTGCCCAGCATGCCCGCGCAGCCCAGTCGAGCCGCGCCGCCGCGTGGTGAATCAGCGTTGGTACGCCTGCACCGCGGAAGGGCAAGCTGAATGGGAAGACTGCACTCCCACTAGGCTCGCCGGGTGACCAGCAGTTCCCCGGCGCCCGACCGTTTCCAGGTCAACCTCCATGGCTTGATCGAGCTCCTCAGCGAGCATCTCTATTCGGGCCCGCAGGTCTTCGTCCGGGAACTGCTCCAGAACGGCATCGATGCGCTCCACATGCGTCCGGACGCTCCGACCGGCGCCGACCCCCGCCCGGGCATCGTGCTCGACGCACCCGGCGACCGCCTGACCTGCTATGACTCCGGCTGCGGTCTGTCCCCCGACGACGTTGAAACCTTCCTCATCACCGTCGGCCGCTCGGCCAAGCGCGACGACCTCGGCCTGGCCCGCACCGACCTGATCGGCCAGTTCGGCATCGGTGTGCTGTCATGTTTCCTCGTCAGCGGTGAGATCAACGTCCTGAGCCGATCCTCCGAGGGCGAGATCGTGGCCTGGCGCGCCACCGGCGACGGCACCTATCGGACGCGGGCGTGGCCCGACATCGCCACCTGGGCCGACGAGAACCCGACCGACCCGGAGGCCCACGAGTGGCTCGATCAGGGCCCGGGGACGATCGTGCGCCTCGCCCCGCGGCCCGACACCCGGGGGTGGTTCGCACCGGACCGGATCGCGCGTCTCGCGCGCGAGTACGCCGGGCATGCGGATGCGGACATTCGCCTGCGGGTGTCCGATCGGGAGATTCCGATCGGCCGCACTCCCTGGCCCTGGACGCTGCCGGCCCGCGAAAGGATCGCCTGGGCCCGCGAGAATTTCGGCACGACTCCCCTGGCCACCTTCCCCGTCACCGTGGCGGCGGCAGGTCTCCACGGGTTGGCGGTGGTCGCCGGCGATCGGATCACCCCGGGCATCTCCCCGCGCCACCGGGTCCACATCAAGGGCATGCGCGTGCTCGACGGGGAGGCTGACCTGCTTCCGCCCTGGGGCTTTTTCGTCAGCCTGGTGGTCAATGGCGACCTGCTCCACCCGACCGCGGCGCGCGAACAGCTGCGGGATGACGAGTTGCTCGCCGAGACTCGCGACGAGCTCGGCCGCCAGGTGATGGCGTGGCTGTTGCGCACCGCACGCGGCGACAGGGACCTCTTCAACCGCTTCCTCACACTCCACCACACAGGCCTCAAGGCGCTGGCCGTGGCGTGCGACACCGACGACTTCCTGGCGCTCGTCCAGCTCCTCCCCTTCAGCAGCACCGTCGGGGAGCGCCCGCTGCCCGATCTGCTGACCGAGCACGATGACGTCCTGGTGGCCGACTCGGTGGACGAGTTCCGCCAGATGGCAGCCGTGGCCACCGCCCAGGGCACGCCGCTGGTGAACGCGGGATATGCCTATGACGGCACGGTCATCGAGCGTTATCGCCGCGAGGCCCCGGCGGGCCAACGTCTGATTCCCGTCGAGCCCGAACGTTTCGCCGCGACGATCGATTCCCTCGAACCGGCCCGCCGCGCCGAGGTCGCTCCCCTGAGCGCGGCTGCCCAGCGCGTGCTCGACGAGGCCGGCGTACGCGTCGAAATCCGCAGGTTCGCGCCCGAGTCCGTGCCGGCCCTCCTGCTGGATTCGTCCCACGATCGCCATCGCCGGCTCAGCCGGGCGACCGAAACCTCCGGGGATCTCTGGGCAGGGCTGCTGCAGGCGGTCGATGACCGCGCCGATGCGCGGCCGCGCCTGATCCTCAACGATGCCAACCCGATGGTGCGCCGGCTCGTCGGAGTCGATGACCTGCGCGTACTGCGACCGGCGGTGCAGGCGGTCTATGCCCGCGCCCTCCTGCAGGGCCAACACCCGGTGTCGGCGGGCGATGCCCGCATGATCGAACACGCCTTCGGCGGGCTGCTCGAGCTCGCCCTGACCGGAACGGAGAGGTCATGAGCCCGACCCGCGAAGAAGTCGCCGCCCTGCTCGAGGTGCTGGAGGGCCTTCCCCACACCGAATGGCTCACCCCCGCCGAGGCGGCCCATCGGGCGGCCATCGAGCTGGGTGACGAGGAGTTGCTCTGGTGGGCCGACCACCAGCTCTGGACCGCCTGGAGCTATTCCGGCGGTGAGCGGACTCGCGCCCTGCCCTACTTCGTGCGGATGGTGACTCAGCTCGAGGCCCAGCCCGACTGGTGGGATGACGAATACACCCGTTACACGCTGTGGGCCTACAAGGGCGCGGTCATGACCGCCCTCTCGACCCCGGACATCTCGCTCGACCAGATCGAGGGATTCATCGGGTCGATGCGCGCGAACTATGCACGCTTCGGCCGTCCGGACCGGTCGGTGCTGATGACCGAATATCGCGTGCGGCGACACACCCACGGCTATCCCGCGGCCGACGAATTGTTCGCGCAGTGGACGGAGATGCCCCGGGACGACCTGAGCGACTGCGAGGGGTGCGAACCCACCTCTCTGGCCCTCCACGCCGCCGAACTCGGGCGCTGGGAGGAGGCGGCCCGCATCTCGCTGCACGTCCTCGAGGAGGCGAGCCTGCATTGCTCGGAGCAGCCCCAGCACATCTGTGCGGCGGCCGTCGAGCCCCTGCTGCGCACGGGCGAGATCGAAGGCGCCCGCTGGGCCCATCTCACCGGCTGCCGTCTCAGCGGTCACAATCCCCACGACGCGCTCGAGATGGCGCGGCACGTGAGCAACGCAGCCCGGGCCGGAGAGCCCCTGCGCGCCCTGGAACTGATGGAGGCCCGGCGTCGGCTCGGCTTCGGTGACCCGATGGCGGAACTGACCTGGCTGGCGATGGGGGCCGGCGCGCTGGGCATCCTCGCGGCGGAGCATCCCGACCTGGACGTGCACGTCCACGCCGATCTCACCGAGACGGCCGCCGGGGCCCGCGACCGACTGCAGGCCGAAGCTCTCTCCCTGGCCGCACGGTTCGATGACCGCAACGGCACCGACACCGTGTCGACGTGGGTGCGCGCCGCGTTCGCACCCGAGCCCCTCCCGGGTCTCGACCTGCCGGTGTCGGGCCTCGATCGCGTACGCCCGGCCGCGGGCGAGGACTTCGCCACCCTGGTGCAGGATCCGATCGCCGCCGATGCTCGGCGTCGCGAGATCCGGGAGGCCGAGGACGACCTGGCCCTGGTGGCCCTGGGCGCGGCCTGGATCGATGCGGACCTGCCCGACCCGGCCACCGCCCAGGCGCTTGTGGCCGCCGCCGAACTAGACTGGGTCGCCGGATTCGTGCACCTGCGGCGGAACGAACCGGCGCTGCTGGAGGCCGCCCAGCAGCGCGGCCTGCGACGCCTGCGCACAGCCGGCCGGGACGCCAAGGCGGCCCTGTGGGAGATGTTCCGGCTGCGACCACCGATTCAGGAGGTGGACGACGACGCCATCGCCAGGGCCACGGACTGGCACGCGCAGGCCGCGTCGCATCCCGATCCGATCGAGGTTGCACGTGCCCACCAGGCGTACGGCGAAGTGCTGCATGCCGGGCAGCGTTTCGACGAGGCTGCCGGATTCTACGAAGGGGCGCTCGTGATGCTCACGTCCGTCTCCCCCGACGACGGAGAGGCGTTGCGTCTGCAGGCCCGGATCCTCGCGCGACAGGCCTGGTTGCCCGGAGCCGACAGCGACCGTCTGCTCGGCGAAGCCCTGGACCGGGCCCGGACCGCGGGCGCGGGCACCGCGCTGCTGCTGGCCCAGGTCGTCCAGTTCCGGCTGGGTTCGGGACACCCAGACACGGCCGACTCGGTCTGTGAGTTCCTGGATCAGGCGGGAACCGAGAACGACTTCGCCGCCTGGGGTGCTGTCCCCCTGGCCACCCACCCGGAGGCGATGCCCGCGACCGAGCGTGCGATCCCCCTCATCCAGCGCATCGTGGTGCGGGCCCAGGGGACGCCGGAGGGCTGGCAGGCCCTGCGCGCCCTCGCCGATCTGTCCCTGCGCAGTGGCCGCCTGCTCGAGGTGGCGGAACTCGCCGACCAGGGGCTCCGGATCGCCGAGTCAGCCGCGTTCCCGGCCGACGAGGTCGAACTCGGCACGAGTCATCTGCACATGCTGGCCGCCCAGGCCAATGATGCCCTCGGCGACCCTGCCCGCGCTGCTCACCATGCCCGGGCCTATCTCGCCACGGTCGGGGACAATGACCGGCGCGCCTGGGCGTTGACAGTCATCGCCCAGCACAGCGGCCTGGCGATGGACTGGGAGAACGCTCTCGCATCCGCGCAGGCCGAGGGCGATCCGGCCAACGCCTCGGAGGCCATCCAGGGTGGCGTGCTGGCCCTGCGGCGCGAACACGGTCCCGGCCCTGCCCTCGAGCTCATCGATCGCGAACAGCCGCGGCTCGCGGCCATGACCGACGACGAGGGCTTCACCGACTTCATCACCGGTGTGTGCGAACACTGGCGAGCCCGGATGCAGGGCGACCAGGGCGGCAATGCGGAGCCCGCCTTCGTCGCCGCCCAGGAAGCCTTCGAGCGTGCGGACGGTCCCCAGCAGGCCATCCGCGTGCGCCTCGAACACGGTCATTGGCTTCATCGCTCGGGTCGCACCGCCGAGGCGATCGAGGTGTTCCGGACCACGGCCGAGGCCGCCGCACCGCTGGGCCTGACCGACGAGGCACAGAGTGCGGCGTACGAATGGAGCGAAGCGCTCGCCGAACTGGGGCGCGACGAGGAGGCCGCGGAAGTGGCCCGCCGCTTCGGACTCACCGACTGAACTCCCCGGTCAGCCCGCCAGCCCGGCCACCAGGTTGATCGTGGTGGCCACGATGCCCGTGCCCAGGACGTAGGACAGCAAGGTGTGGAAGAAGACGATCTTGCGCACCTCGGGGGTGTTCATGGTCTGGTCGGACACCTGGAACGTCATGCCGAGACAGAACGAGAGATAGGCGAAGTCCGACATCCGCGGCTCGGCGTCGCCGTCGAAGGTGATGCAGCCGGGCTGGGCATTCACATAGTGCCGGGCATAGCGGACCATGTAGACGGTGTGGATCATCAGCCACGCCACGGCGATCGTCGCCACCGAGACCAGGGCCTCGAAGACCTTCGGCCCACCGTCCGGCTGCAGCAACATGTTGGCGACCCCGCCGAGACTGGCGAGCGCTGCCACAAGCGCAAGGACGTCGACGAGGTTGCGGGACTCGCCAAGACCATCGACGTGCTCCTTGGTGCCCGCCGCGTCGAGGCGCATCGCCATCACCAGCAACGGCACTGCGAAGGCCAGGCCGGCCACCACGAATCCGATCAGGATGTGGCTGATGCGCGTCGCGCCGTCGGGCAGTGGAATCAGCAGGCCCGCGAGCACGCCCAGGACTGCGCCGACACCGATCCGCAGCCACAGCACCAGATGATCATGGTCCTGCCGGATGACGGTGGTCATGATCGCACCACCGGCGTACGCCCCACTCCGGCGCTGACGAACGCCACCGCCCGGGCGGCGGCCTGCTCGATCGGCATGCCGCCCTCGACCATCGGGACGATGCCGTTGATCGCACCCCAGGCGAGGGCCGCCGTGGTCCGGGGATCGTCGGCGCCGAAGTCGGCGATGGCCTCGACGAGAGGCGCCATGAGCGCCCCGTGCAGTTGGCCGAGCCGCTCGCGCTGCGCCGGCGGCAACTGCTCGACCTCGATCGCATGATTCGGGCTGTGGCCCGACTTCGCGCCCGCGAGCACGGCCCGCACGATCGCGGCGATGCGGTCGCCCGGGTCGCTCCCAGCGGCAGCGACGGCCTCGGACAGGTCGTTCGTGGCGCGCACGAAGAGTGCCTCGACGGCCGCAGCGACCAGTTCGGCGGCCGAGCCGGCGTACTGATAGACGCTCGTCCTCGCCAGCCCGGACCGCTCCGCGACAGCCGCTGGGGTGACCGCGGACGGGCCCTCCCCGACGAGCAGGTCGACAGCGGCATCGATCACCTGCCGGGCCTTCATCGCACGATGCTCGGCCACTGTGGCCGCTTCGATCTTCGGCATGCCCCCTCCTCGCCCTCGGAGTTCACTTGCGTCGACTTTAACAACACTCCGTCAGCATGTTACCGTCACTGTGTCGTCAAGTCCGGAAACACCGGCTGCCGATTCCTGGAGCCCTCATGTCCGACATCCTCGAAGTACGCCCGGCCCACCGCTGGCGCGCCATGGCCGCGATCGCGCTGGGCACGTCGCTGGTCATCATGGACGCCACCATCGCCAACGGCGCCCTGCCGATCGTCATCGACGACCTCGGCATGTCAGCCACGCAGGCGCAGTGGGTCAGCGCGGTCTATGCCCTCGTCTTCGCCTCCCTGATGCTGACCTCCGGCCGACTCGGCGACCTGTTCGGCCGCAAGCTGATGTTCGTCGTCGGCCTGATCGTCTTCATGGGCTCCTCCCTGGTCGCCGGCTTCGCGGCCACACCCGAGATCCTGATCGCGGCCCGCCTGGTGCAGGGCATCGGCGCCGCGATGGTGTTGCCCGCGACCGCTTCGACGATCAATGCGATGTTCGGCGGCAAGGACCGCTCCATCGCGTTCGCGATCTATGGATCGACGATCGGCGGCATGGCCGCGGTCGGCCCACTCGTCGGCGGCTGGTTGGCCACCGACTTCAGCTGGCGCTGGGCCTTCTGGCTCAACATCCCGTTCGGTCTGATCGCACTCGGCCTGGCGCTGGCCTTCCTGCCCGAGACCCGCGATCCGAAGCTGCGTCGTGGTGCCGATGTGCTCGGCACGCTGCTCGCCGTCGGTGGTCTGGCCGCGATCGTCTATGGCCTCGTCGAATCGTCGCAATATGGCTGGATCCGCCAGGCCGACGGCTCTCTGTCCCCTGTCATCGTGGCGTTGGTCGGAGGCCTGGTCCTGATGGTCATCTGGGTGGCGGTCGAACGCGCGCGCGAGCGGGCCGGCAAGGTCGTGCAGACCCACCTCGGCCTGTGGCGCATCGGCAACTTCCGCAACGGTGCGATCGCCTCGTTCGTCATCACGCTCGGCGAGTTCGGCATGCTCTTCACGATGCCGCTCGTCCTGCAAGGGGCGATGCGCTACAACGCGCTCGGCACGGGCTGGCTGATGATGGTCCTCGCGGTCGGCACGTTCGTGATGTCTGCTGCCGTACCTCATCTGGCCAAGCGCCTCGGCAATCGGGCCGTGGTGCGCATCGGCGTACTCCTCGAGGCCATCGCTGTCGGCGGCATCGCGCTCGTCCTGCCCGGCGGGTTCTGGCCCCTGGCTGCCTGCCTGTTCCTCTATGGAATGGGCGTCGGGATGGCGACCGCCCAGGTCACCAATGTCATGCTCGCCGAGGTGCCCGTCGGCCTGTCGGGCGAGGCGTCGGGTCTCCACACGACCGTACGCCAGCTCGGCTCGGCCATGGGTGTCGCGGTGCTCGGCGGGCTGTTGATCTCGATGCTCACCAGCGGGACGGAGTCGCGGATGGTCGCGGCGGGGGTCCCCGAGGACGTGCGCGCCCCTGTCTCCGCCGCCGTGCACGGCTCGATCGGTGC
Coding sequences:
- a CDS encoding DUF4185 domain-containing protein, yielding MNPRPAPLTVTETVLHSKLTGADSINDTARRFGVTATDLGTIWEAGPGADGVERVFLMFGDTYGDGWGGRGAGPATADWRTNVLFASTTTDIEAEGIRLDSAVSRVRRGGAAQVIRRNRLNLPRAKFPEHTLIPNTGITVDGVHYVQWMSVTFWRGGGRWRTFQAGIAVSRDDARTWSKPIRGRWLNLLGTDRFQVGCFARDDDWVYLLGTTNGRHGPAYLARVAPDRVDRVAAYEYWDSERWQSRQSRAAAVVPGPVGEMSVIFHEGLGVWLAMHLDEDRAAIVIHHAERITGPWSEGVPVATGVNYPALYGGFMHPWFCADDRVYWLMSQWDPYNVFLMRSTLAVPGDASKEP
- a CDS encoding DUF4328 domain-containing protein, which gives rise to MSQPPRPDSWQQPSGWQQQTWPDQGQPAPGQQSPQNYGGYPGAQPPTNTYQPPTGTYQPPTGTYQPTGAPPGWTQPQAAQQQFRPVHTLGIWAVALAAIYASIFTIASLFSPAAAAEYRWALDVGRLDETFTLYDTVAAVAALFLLPAAILGVVWLWRARHNTLVFDPQARHQRGSVWVIIGWIVPIVAFWFPYQVVRDVVRNSVRKPLGPVLGLWWASWLVAMILGNLADQQVDTVFSEPTDAGLTALPFLAIVAAIATIVAAVFWARIILAVSRAQHARAAQSSRAAAW
- a CDS encoding HSP90 family protein gives rise to the protein MTSSSPAPDRFQVNLHGLIELLSEHLYSGPQVFVRELLQNGIDALHMRPDAPTGADPRPGIVLDAPGDRLTCYDSGCGLSPDDVETFLITVGRSAKRDDLGLARTDLIGQFGIGVLSCFLVSGEINVLSRSSEGEIVAWRATGDGTYRTRAWPDIATWADENPTDPEAHEWLDQGPGTIVRLAPRPDTRGWFAPDRIARLAREYAGHADADIRLRVSDREIPIGRTPWPWTLPARERIAWARENFGTTPLATFPVTVAAAGLHGLAVVAGDRITPGISPRHRVHIKGMRVLDGEADLLPPWGFFVSLVVNGDLLHPTAAREQLRDDELLAETRDELGRQVMAWLLRTARGDRDLFNRFLTLHHTGLKALAVACDTDDFLALVQLLPFSSTVGERPLPDLLTEHDDVLVADSVDEFRQMAAVATAQGTPLVNAGYAYDGTVIERYRREAPAGQRLIPVEPERFAATIDSLEPARRAEVAPLSAAAQRVLDEAGVRVEIRRFAPESVPALLLDSSHDRHRRLSRATETSGDLWAGLLQAVDDRADARPRLILNDANPMVRRLVGVDDLRVLRPAVQAVYARALLQGQHPVSAGDARMIEHAFGGLLELALTGTERS
- a CDS encoding DUF1345 domain-containing protein, which gives rise to MTTVIRQDHDHLVLWLRIGVGAVLGVLAGLLIPLPDGATRISHILIGFVVAGLAFAVPLLVMAMRLDAAGTKEHVDGLGESRNLVDVLALVAALASLGGVANMLLQPDGGPKVFEALVSVATIAVAWLMIHTVYMVRYARHYVNAQPGCITFDGDAEPRMSDFAYLSFCLGMTFQVSDQTMNTPEVRKIVFFHTLLSYVLGTGIVATTINLVAGLAG
- a CDS encoding TetR/AcrR family transcriptional regulator — encoded protein: MPKIEAATVAEHRAMKARQVIDAAVDLLVGEGPSAVTPAAVAERSGLARTSVYQYAGSAAELVAAAVEALFVRATNDLSEAVAAAGSDPGDRIAAIVRAVLAGAKSGHSPNHAIEVEQLPPAQRERLGQLHGALMAPLVEAIADFGADDPRTTAALAWGAINGIVPMVEGGMPIEQAAARAVAFVSAGVGRTPVVRS
- a CDS encoding MFS transporter, producing the protein MSDILEVRPAHRWRAMAAIALGTSLVIMDATIANGALPIVIDDLGMSATQAQWVSAVYALVFASLMLTSGRLGDLFGRKLMFVVGLIVFMGSSLVAGFAATPEILIAARLVQGIGAAMVLPATASTINAMFGGKDRSIAFAIYGSTIGGMAAVGPLVGGWLATDFSWRWAFWLNIPFGLIALGLALAFLPETRDPKLRRGADVLGTLLAVGGLAAIVYGLVESSQYGWIRQADGSLSPVIVALVGGLVLMVIWVAVERARERAGKVVQTHLGLWRIGNFRNGAIASFVITLGEFGMLFTMPLVLQGAMRYNALGTGWLMMVLAVGTFVMSAAVPHLAKRLGNRAVVRIGVLLEAIAVGGIALVLPGGFWPLAACLFLYGMGVGMATAQVTNVMLAEVPVGLSGEASGLHTTVRQLGSAMGVAVLGGLLISMLTSGTESRMVAAGVPEDVRAPVSAAVHGSIGAAIPSLQANPQTAAAADAAADALVHAAKVSTGVAAGILGLGFLATLGLTDVSEAERRRRRGESEDEIIAEDVRQPATGAGPHRE